The proteins below come from a single Gimesia alba genomic window:
- a CDS encoding type II secretion system F family protein, whose product MNSRDDSESSATNETRFELDELIALNEEMISLVQAGIPLELGLREMGNELPDRLGKISTSLADKMERGSSLAEAMESEGSRFPKVYRVIVEAGIKSGKLTVALEEMSNYAWELFHLRRQIGMAMVYPLIVFSLAYGLFLVFLFEMLARFNVAYEVFRLGEPGPLQFLNQMESTVMYWGLVPPLLLFVFVILWMRTGSSQLLNFKGTSRLIGWIPGVQKIANYYRYGNFSELMSLLIQQNIPFAESIVLAAEATGDDELVKSANLMAERHLSSRFETGDTTKMYGWPPLLTWLLTTKNHQGELSLALKNAADMYRRKAAHYTRWFRVLFPIFTGTIIGGGTVLCYSLVLFLPFSDMLKQLANP is encoded by the coding sequence ATGAATTCAAGAGACGATTCAGAATCTAGCGCGACAAACGAAACCAGATTCGAACTGGATGAACTGATCGCTTTGAATGAAGAGATGATTTCTCTGGTTCAGGCGGGGATTCCGCTGGAACTTGGTTTGCGTGAAATGGGAAATGAGCTGCCGGATCGACTGGGTAAGATCAGTACCAGTTTGGCCGACAAAATGGAACGGGGCAGTTCTCTGGCGGAAGCGATGGAATCAGAAGGATCTCGGTTTCCCAAGGTGTATCGCGTGATCGTGGAAGCAGGCATTAAATCCGGAAAGTTAACGGTCGCTTTGGAAGAGATGTCAAACTATGCCTGGGAGCTGTTTCATCTACGACGTCAGATCGGGATGGCGATGGTCTATCCGCTGATCGTCTTCAGCCTGGCTTATGGATTATTTCTGGTATTTTTATTTGAAATGCTTGCGCGGTTCAACGTTGCTTATGAGGTCTTTCGACTGGGTGAACCGGGACCCCTCCAGTTTTTAAATCAAATGGAATCAACGGTGATGTATTGGGGCCTGGTTCCGCCGCTGTTGTTGTTTGTCTTTGTCATATTATGGATGCGAACGGGGAGTTCCCAGTTATTGAATTTCAAAGGGACCAGCCGCCTGATCGGGTGGATCCCCGGTGTTCAGAAAATTGCCAACTACTATCGTTATGGCAATTTTTCAGAACTGATGTCTTTGCTGATTCAGCAGAACATTCCGTTTGCTGAATCGATTGTGCTGGCCGCGGAAGCAACCGGTGACGATGAGTTAGTGAAATCGGCAAACCTGATGGCAGAACGGCATTTAAGCTCTCGGTTTGAAACGGGTGACACTACAAAAATGTATGGCTGGCCTCCATTGCTGACCTGGTTATTGACGACAAAAAATCATCAAGGCGAGCTCAGTCTGGCTTTGAAAAATGCTGCCGATATGTATCGGAGAAAGGCGGCACACTATACACGTTGGTTCAGAGTGTTATTTCCGATCTTCACGGGAACCATTATCGGCGGGGGAACGGTTTTATGTTATTCTCTGGTATTATTTCTCCCATTCTCCGATATGCTTAAACAATTGGCGAATCCATAA